In a single window of the Rhopalosiphum padi isolate XX-2018 chromosome 1, ASM2088224v1, whole genome shotgun sequence genome:
- the LOC132916912 gene encoding catalase, translating into MSNNKEPADNQLEDFKKSVENTRVIRTGNGVPVDDHTNTIQAGVNGPLVLQDHTFLDEISHFDRERIPERVVHAKGGGAFGYFEVTHDITKYCKADIFSSIGKQTPVAVRFSTVGGESGSADTVRDPRGFAIKFYTENGIWDLVGNNTPIFFIRDPILFPSFIHTQKRNPVTHLKDANMFWDFLTLRPESLHQVMILFSDRGIPDGYRHMNGYGSHTFKMVNSCNNAVYVKFHFKTDQGIKNLDVKRARDLAADDPDYSNRDLFNAIAKGDHPTWTLYIQVMTFEEAAANKFNPFDITKVWSHADYPLIPVGKLVLNRNPTNYFADIEQIAFSPAHMVPGIEPSPDKLLQGRLFSYSDTHRHRLGANYLQLPVNCPYRSKVANYQRDGPQAYDNQGSAPNYYPNSFSGPEQQPAYSMSSFNVSGAVAKYDLSNDDNYTQAGLLYRNVLPKDEQNRLVENIVDNLKHAADFLQEKAIYHFTQIDNDLGKQLREHLKLAKCSKANL; encoded by the exons atgtctaaCAATAAAGAGCCGGCTGATAACCAACTcgaagattttaaaaaatctgttgag aaTACTCGTGTTATTAGGACGGGAAATGGTGTGCCAGTTGATGATCATACTAATACAATTCAAGCTGGAGTAAATGGACCACTGGTGTTACAAGATCATActtttttagatgaaatatcgCATTTTGATCGTGAACGTATTCCAGAACGAGTCGTACATGCAAAAGGAGGag GTGCATTTGGTTACTTTGAAGTAACACATGATATTACAAAATACTGTAAGGCTGATATATTTTCGAGCATTGGAAAACAAACTCCTGTTGCTGTAAGATTTTCTACTGTTGGTGGAGAGAGTGGATCAGCTGATACtgttag agacCCAAGAGGTTTTGCTATAAAGTTTTATACTGAAAATGGAATTTGGGATTTAGTTGGAAACAATacaccaatattttttataagagaCCCAATTTTATTTCCAAGTTTTATTCATACCCAAAAGAGAAATCCAGTTACCCATTTAAAG gacGCAAATATGTTTTGGGACTTTTTGACTCTTCGTCCTGAATCATTACACCAAGTTATGATACTGTTCTCAGATCGTGGAATTCCAGACGGATATCGTCATATGAATGGTTATGGATCCCATACATTTAAAATGGTCAATTCTTGTAATAACGCAGTTTATGTTAAATTTCATTtcaag actGATCAAGGTATAAAAAATTTGGATGTTAAAAGAGCTCGTGATCTTGCTGCTGATGACCCAGATTATTCAAACCGTGATTTATTCAATGCTATTGCTAAGGGTGACCACCCAACCTGGACTCTCTATATACAAGTGATGACATTTGAAGAAGCTGCTGCTAATAAATTCAATCCTTTTGATATTACAAAAGTTTGGTCACATGCTGATTATCCATTAATACCAGTTGGCAAACTAGTGTTGAATCGTAACCCCACTAACTATTTTGCTGATATTGAACAAATTGCTTTTAGCCCAGCCCATATGGTGCCTGGTATTGAACCTAGCCCTGATAAACTTCTccag GGACGATTGTTTTCTTATAGTGATACACATCGTCATCGTTTAGGAGCTAACTATTTGCAGTTGCCTGTAAATTGTCCATATCGTTCAAAAGTCGCCAATTATCAACGCGATGGACCTCAAGCTTATGATAATCAAGGATCGGCACCAAACTACTATCCTAATAGTTTTTCTGGACCAGAACAACAACCTGCATATAGTATGTCTTCATTCAATGTTTCTGGTGCTGTTGCcaa atatgacTTAAGTAATGATGATAACTATACCCAGGCAGGCTTACTTTATAGAAACGTTTTACCTAAAGATGAACAAAATAGATTGGTAGAAAATATAGTTGACAACTTAAAACACGCTGCTGATTTTCTACAA GAAAAGGCAATTTATCATTTCACTCAAATTGACAATGATTTAGGTAAACAACTAAGAGAACATTTGAAGTTGGCTAAGTGTTCAAAAGCaaatctttaa
- the LOC132932313 gene encoding thiamine transporter 1-like: MEKWLIQSIWIAVFGFLKEFRPEDPYIIQYLTNPPMNFTNQEVNQEIFPVSTYTCLGLTIIMFLVTDYLRYKPIVVLNALSSFTVQILLIFTRTKTDMKIMEVFYGTMTACEVAYYTYVYSKVDKKYYKTVSSHMKMACLIGRLVSALLAQTLIDNHILTVSHLNYLTLAGATASIFWAFGLPSIKSSLYFHQSSEHTYIRDNADVNVSKPKTVCQRLWSDFITAFTNRYVLQWSIWWALGTCFYYQCMAYSQSLWQEIYRNGTDLQVTDNGLVEAIYTIISTLGVYLVGIITIPSWWLVGILTFSQGLLLFIMAQEKLLSHAYIGYIMFGTFYHIMATAANCEVAKNIPADSYALVFGVNTFMSLLLQTCLTVVVNSPVGLMLDIRTQFYVYSGGCLIIGALFTVGALCSTYNTMMRHRIFTTSN; this comes from the exons atggagAAATGGCTGATTCAGTCTATATGGATTGCTGTGTTTGGATTTCTGAAGGAATTTCGACCCGAAGATCCTTACATTATTCAATACTTGACAAATCCACCAATGAATTTTACAAATCAAGAA gtGAATCAAGAAATATTTCCAGTATCAACTTATACTTGTCTTGGCCtcacaattattatgtttttggttACTGACTATTTACGTTACAAACCAATTGTTGTCCTAAATGCTTTATCAAGTTTTACGGTTcagatattattgatttttactcGAACAAAGACTGACATGAAG ATAATGGAAGTATTTTACGGCACCATGACAGCCTGCGAAGTTGCATACTATACATACGTTTACTCAAaagtagataaaaaatattacaaaaccgTTTCCAGCCACATGAAAATGGCATGTCTTATAGGCCGACTTGTATCGGCTTTGCTTGCTCAAACATTAATTGATAACCATATATTAACTGTgtctcatttaaattatttaacattagcTG GTGCAACTGCATCAATATTTTGGGCTTTTGGATTACCTTCAATTAAAAGTAGCTTATATTTTCATCAAAGCTCtgaacatacatacatacgagATAATGCAG atGTTAATGTATCCAAACCTAAAACTGTGTGTCAAAGACTGTGGTCCGACTTCATTACGGCTTTCACAAACCGTTATGTTCTTCAGTGGTCCATCTGGTGGGCTTTAGGCACATGCTTTTATTATCAG tgTATGGCGTATTCCCAATCATTATGGCAAGAAATTTACCGAAATGGCACGGATTTACAAGTGACCGATAATGGATTAGTTGAagctatatatacaattataa gtACACTTGGAGTTTATTTGGTTGGTATCATAACAATTCCAAGTTGGTGGCTGGTTGGTATTTTAACTTTTAGCCAaggtttattattgtttataatggctcaagaaaaattattatcacacgCATATATTGGCTACATTATGTTTGgaacattttatcatattatggcCACTGCAGCGAA ttgtgaAGTAGCCAAAAATATACCTGCTGACAGCTATGCATTGGTTTTTGGAGTTAACACATTCATGTCACTCTTATTGCAAACATGTTTAACAGTAGTTGTAAATAGTCCTGTTGGACTCATGTTAGACATTAGAACACAg ttttacgtGTACAGCGGAGGTTGTTTAATAATCGGCGCCTTGTTCACCGTCGGAGCATTGTGCTCAACATATAACACGATGATGAGACATAGAATTTTTACaacatcaaattaa
- the LOC132931836 gene encoding uncharacterized protein LOC132931836 has translation MSISFFKCAMSSKLKLFILTSLAIPIVISSSSLSFDTQNSNTTNNDRVVESFKGNRPLRGTKRQSSLKKQNRLLSLFTIVKFDNEPCYSSSGDSGICMTSSECYQHRGVPIGSCANSYGVCCLSLSTCGQTIRENGTYFVNAGYPDGLNNTGTCQVTIHKLSPFICQFRLDFERFSIMGPEPVNHQCDNDQFIVSGSNPVPVICGLNTGSHMYVDAGTGTSPIILTMVTSGIFLKRNWKIKVSQIPCDSITKADTGCLQYYTGVSGTLKSFNYESYSGLHLSNQDYTICLRTERNFCSVQYSACDDQMNNRSHAFTLTGNTLGQNPVQANVGSVGSSPCNSDYLIIPCVSSKQGPVASGMNTCVDRLCGGTLNTDYSTIPTTVMSSVRPFRLSFHTNAVEMPNDMGNRGFCLNYIQQPCNANYA, from the exons atgtcAATATCGTTTTTTAAATGCGCGATGAgttcaaaactaaaattatttattttaacaagctTAGCAATACCAATTGTCATATCATCTTCGAGTCTTTCGTTTGATACTCAAAATTCAAACACT ACAAATAATGATAGGGTGGTTGAAAGCTTTAAGGGTAACCGTCCTTTAAGAGGAACAAAACGACAATccagtttaaaaaaacaaaatcgcc TGCTCTCACTGTTCACAATCGTCAAATTCGACAACGAACCATGTTACTCATCGTCAGGAGACAGTGGTATCTGCATGACATCATCCGAATGCTATCAACATCGAGGAGTACCTATTGGATCGTGTGCTAATTCATATGGCGTTTGCTGTCTat CGTTGTCTACATGTGGACAGACCATCCGAGAAAACGGCACGTATTTCGTGAATGCAGGATACCCAGATGGTTTAAATAACACCGGGACGTGTCAAGTGACTATACACAAATTATCTCCGTTTATTTGTCAGTTCAG attggaTTTTGAGCGATTTTCTATAATGGGGCCTGAGCCAGTCAACCATCAATGTGACAATGACCAGTTTATTGTCTCTGGTTCGAATCCCGTACCTGTTATTTGTGGATTGAACACTGGTAGTCACA TGTATGTGGATGCTGGCACGGGCACAAGtccaattatattaacaatggTTACAAgtggcatatttttaaaaagaaactgGAAGATAAAAGTTAGTCAGATACCTTGCGACTCTATTACAAAAG CTGACACTGGTTGTTTGCAATATTACACCGGAGTATCGGGTACACTGAAGTCGTTTAATTACGAATCCTATTCTGGCCTTCATTTGTCGAATCAGGATTACACAATATGCTTGAGAACGGAGCGAAATTTCTGTTCTGTGCAATATTCTGCTTGCGATGATCAAA tgAATAATAGAAGTCACGCGTTCACACTGACTGGAAATACACTGGGTCAAAATCCAGTACAAGCAAATGTGGGTAGCGTTGGATCAAGTCCGTGTAATTCTGATTACCTAATTATACCATGTGTTTCGAGTAAACAAGGGCCCGTGGCGTCAGGCATGAATACTTGCGTGGACAGACTATGCGGAGGAACATTAAACACAGATTATTCTACAATTCCAACGACCGTTATGA GTAGTGTCCGACCTTTCCGGTTATCATTTCACACAAATGCTGTAGAAATGCCAAATGACATGGGTAATCGTGGTTTTTGTTTAAACTATATTCAACAACCTTGTAATGCTAATTATGCTTAA